The candidate division KSB1 bacterium genome segment GCGCATTAATCGAGATTACATTCTTCAAGATAAAGATATCATCGAACTTCACATTTGACGCCGCCCCAGATGCCCAGCTATTGTCTCTTCAGGATATTTTCGATAAACTCTACCGCCTTGCCCACAGTTTTGACGCTCAGCGCAGCGTCCTCGTCCATTTCAATATCAAATTCCGCCTCAAAAGCAGCCACCAGCTCAATGCTGGCCATCGAATCCGCTCCCAAATCCTTCACAAAATCCGAGTCGTCTTTTATATCTTCGAGTTTCACCTTCAACTGCCGTGCAATGACGTTCTTTACACGTTCTTCTACGGTCATGATAAATAGCCTCCTGTTTTCTTCTGAGTTTAATCTTTCCACTTTTTGCTTAATACTTTTTCAAAACAAATGGATTGGCATCAAGCTGGACCTTTATTCCAAACCTTTAGCCTCTCTTGTCCCACAAGTTGCTTAACTTGTTTCTGTTTTAAAAAGCAAAATTCGATTAGACTCGCTTATCGCTTTCGGTGCGCTGGTCATCAGCGTCAACCTAAGAGCATTATGCCATTCTGAGCGACCACATGAAGGGAAGAATCTCCTGATTGAGCTCAAGAGTGTACATTTATAAGGGATTCTTCATCGTTTCGCTCCTTAGAATGACAGCATCTACCCATGGATTCGCTGAGGTTGACGCCAAAGATCCGCCGGCGAACGGGAAACTCCTCGAAAGCTGACGAGGAATGAAATCCCCATCCGTTTCACAGTGGATGACATGGCGACAGAGCTTGTTTTGCCACAGAAACCGACTAATTCGTTCCGAATATCAGTTTCCACAATACATTTATCGCTCAATAGCATGCCACTTTGGTGATCAGCTTTGACTTTGAAATCCTTTTTTTATCCAATAACTTCGCTCTTCCTTGGTCATTTCGAACACGGTCCTCAACAGCGCCTCGTCCTCTGGCGTCAATTGAACCTTGCGACGCGCCATGGCCTTGGCCGCCGTGTCGACCATATGTTGAAATCCAAATCCCTTTGTAGCGCGATTATTGATGAACCAGCAGAACGAGGGCACAAATTTCGGGATCAAAGCACCAGCATTGACGACATTGCTCATAATACCAACGACAGCGCCAGTCGTAAAAAGCGTGCCGATGCTGGTCTTGGTGTGATCGCCAATGAATGATCCGACTTTTAAATCCCGAGAATCGACTAACTCGCCCTTGATATAAATTTGCACCGAGGTATAATCGTTCTTCAGATCGCTATTTGTGGTAAATGCGCCAAGGTTTACCCATTCGCACACATACGCATGTCCCAGGAATCCATCATGGTGTTTATTGGAATAGCCGTGGATGATGCTCTCCTCAATTTCCCCCCGCACACGGCATACAGGTCCGATGGCGCAGCCCTCCCGAATGTTGCCGCCGAACACCTGCGTTTGTGCCCCTATGGCATTGGGGCCTTCGATATGCGTATAAGGATGAACGATCACATCCTGATCTAGAATAATCGGGCCATGGCTGGTATCGAGCGTCACAAACGGCCGCACGGATGCACCAGAGGCGATGTGGATCAAATTCGGATCTCCCACGATCGCTGCCTGGGGGGAAAGCTCGCCGTGGATCCCCCGATACTCAATGTGCTGAAAATCATCGGCGATGGCCTTGCTGTTGTGCTGGATCAAATTCCATGGAAAGCAAATCAATTTCGCATCGATATTTTTATTCGGCAACCGATCTGCCGCTCTCTTCAGCAACTCGCCCACGTTATTGGCACCGATCTGCTGCACCGTAGAAGCCTTTAATCGAGCATAGATGATCTGTCCCTCGGACTGGGCAACTTCCTCAGGCCCTTCAACTTGCAAGGTGATATCTATTGCTAACAGCCGTCCATTTACCAATAGTAAATCCCCATTCAGCGCGTTGAACTGGTTCACCCGATCGGCGCCATATTTTTTCGAAAATACTGGTGCCAGATATTCGCGCATAAAATAGTAATAATCCTGATCCCCCAAAAGCCGCTGGATCTTTTGCACAAGTTTCGTATGGCCACATTTCAGCTCATAAACAGGTCGCAAATATGTCAATGGATACAAATTGTCAAACTGATCATCTTCAAAAATGATTACTTTCATAACGGTCTCCAGAATTTTATTGTTCAGAAATTGTTTCTCGTGATCAGAATCATTGGACCGCAAAATCTGGGGATGATCGGCTGCAAAAAGCAGTAGCATAGACTCAAATCTGCCCATGGTTTGCTGCGCCGGCCTTATTTCAGCCGATTCATCCCCGGAATCAGTTTATGTCAAATAGCCAGTATATTCGGTGGAAAGCAATGAAGCTGCTTCTCGATCACAAAGGATAAATGCCTTGCGATGCATCTGGACAATAGTAGCTGGATATAGCGCTGTGATCGGTCCTTCAACCGTGGCTTTGATCGCCTTCGCTTTGTTTTTGCCACTGGCCAAAAGCAGCAACGCCTTGGCATCCATAATGGTTCCTACACCCATGGTAATCGCATATTTGGGCACTTCCTCATGGCTCTCGAAAAATCGCTTATTGTCCCAGCGAGTCTCCTGTCGCAACGTTTTGATCCGCGTTCGCGATCCCAATGATGACCCAGGCTCATTGAAGGCGATATGCCCATTGGCACCGATTCCCAAAATTTGAAGATCAATCCCACCATAAAATTTGATCCGCTCTTCGTACCATTCACAGAATTCCTCGATATCTTGAGCCATGCCCTGTGGAATATGGACGTAACGAGGGTCCACATTAATATGTTTGAACAAATTCTCCCACATGAAATAATGGTAGCTCTGCGGGTGCTCTGGCGGCAAACCGACATACTCATCGAGATTGAAGGTTGTCACCTTCGAAAAATCTAACCCCTCTTCTTTGTGCATCCGAATGAGCTCTTTGTACAATCCCAATGGGGTGCCTCCTGTTGCAAATCCCAACACGCAATTTGGTTTGCGCCGAACCAGATCGGCCACCATCTTGGCAGCCTCCTTGCTCATTTCATCGTAATTCTCCTTGATGATGACTAACATAGCTGTTACCTCCAATTAAATGAACGTTGCATAGTTCAAGATATGGTACTGAATCTAAGATTTATTTAAAGCTGCGGGCTTAGTTTCCGCATTGCAAAAGCGTAAAAGTGGGGATATACAAATTAGCTCTAAAGCGCGTTCCCATGTCAAAAATTTAAATCATCCATTAGCCTGGTAAACACTTTTTCCAATGGATCGATACAGAAGAATAAGATCCTCCTTGGACAATGGCAAAAATGAACTAGCGGTTGGAACAACATCAATTTTACAGTTGGGGCATATTTCAGAAGAGAATCAGAATGGGCCGGTGGCGTTCTGATCGAAATTAGCACCATCATTGCGCTTGCACCGCTGTCACCGCTGTCACCCCTACGATGTCCTCCACACTGGCGCCTCTGGAAAGATCGCTAACTGGCTTGGCGAACCCCTGCAAAAACGGACCAAACGCCTTGGCCTTGCCTAAATATTGAACCAATTTGTAAGCAATATTGCCTGAATTGAGGTCTGGAAATATGAGCACATTGCATTGCCCTGCTACGGGGCTTTCTTTGACTTTTTTTTGGGCGACCCTGGGTACGATCGCAGCATCGGCCTGGAGCTCGCCATCGATGGCAAGTTCGGGCGCCATCTGCCGGGCCAATTCTGTCGCCCGAATCACCTTATCCGCCTCCTCATGGCTGGCACTTCCCTTGGTTGAAAACGACAACATGGCAATCTTCGGTTCAATTTGCAGCAGCCGCCGAACATTTCGTCCTGTTACTATGGCAATTTCAGCTAATTGTTCGGCTGTCGGCTTTATGGTCACTGCACAATCAGCAAAGACAAAGATCTTATCCCTCTCACCGAGAAATTCTGGAACAACCATGATGAATAACGATGATGGATTAGAGACTCCGGGAGCAAAACCGACTGTCAAGCTGGCTGCTTGAATGACTGAGGCCGTGGCATGGGCCACCCCACAAACGACCCCATCCGCATCGCCCTGGGCAACCATCATCGCACCGAAAAGCAGCGGCTTTTTCAGAAGTTTTTCGGCGATCTTTTCGGTGACATTGTCCCGCTGGGCACAATATCGAGCCACATAGTCACCAAATTGCGGAGAATCCACTGGGGATATAACATTAACGCCGTCCAAATTGATGCCCAATTGCCGGCTTTGTTCGCGCACGGCCGAATCATCGCCGATGAGAATGGGATGGGCAATGTGTCGTTGCAAGATCAGCTCTGCTGTCTTCAAAATTCGCTCATCATTTGATTCTGGAAAGACAATCCGTTTGGGCTGTAAAGAGGCCCGCTGAATGAAGTATTCCATCAATTCCATAGTTCATTCCTCTGCTGCCACGGTTCATGAAAGATATTATTCGTTGCTCATGTCGAAACGGAATGGCTGATTGGATCATTGAAAGCGCGAATGTAAAAAAAAAATTTTTCAAATTCAATATCTTTTTCAATATTTTTCTGGTGAAATCATGATGATAGTGGGGCGAATAACAAAACAGGGATGCCAAATGGGGCATCCCTTTTGAGACAAGGACAATCGCGGTTGTAGCGCATGAACCTCCGCAAGGCCATAAGAGGTATCAGCTGGCGATCCCAGCGGCCTCCTCCAACATCGCTGTGGTAACGGATTTGGGCCGCTCGATCGGATAACCGAGTGCGCGATCCCAAATGATATTTGCGCAAACTCCCAACGCTCGACCAATGCCGAACAATACCGTATAAAAATCATATTCCTTCAGACCATAGTACCACTGGATGACGCCGGACTGGGCATCGACGTTCGGCCATGGGTTCTTGGCTTT includes the following:
- the acpP gene encoding acyl carrier protein produces the protein MTVEERVKNVIARQLKVKLEDIKDDSDFVKDLGADSMASIELVAAFEAEFDIEMDEDAALSVKTVGKAVEFIENILKRQ
- the nagB gene encoding glucosamine-6-phosphate deaminase, translating into MLVIIKENYDEMSKEAAKMVADLVRRKPNCVLGFATGGTPLGLYKELIRMHKEEGLDFSKVTTFNLDEYVGLPPEHPQSYHYFMWENLFKHINVDPRYVHIPQGMAQDIEEFCEWYEERIKFYGGIDLQILGIGANGHIAFNEPGSSLGSRTRIKTLRQETRWDNKRFFESHEEVPKYAITMGVGTIMDAKALLLLASGKNKAKAIKATVEGPITALYPATIVQMHRKAFILCDREAASLLSTEYTGYLT
- a CDS encoding putative sugar nucleotidyl transferase, which translates into the protein MKVIIFEDDQFDNLYPLTYLRPVYELKCGHTKLVQKIQRLLGDQDYYYFMREYLAPVFSKKYGADRVNQFNALNGDLLLVNGRLLAIDITLQVEGPEEVAQSEGQIIYARLKASTVQQIGANNVGELLKRAADRLPNKNIDAKLICFPWNLIQHNSKAIADDFQHIEYRGIHGELSPQAAIVGDPNLIHIASGASVRPFVTLDTSHGPIILDQDVIVHPYTHIEGPNAIGAQTQVFGGNIREGCAIGPVCRVRGEIEESIIHGYSNKHHDGFLGHAYVCEWVNLGAFTTNSDLKNDYTSVQIYIKGELVDSRDLKVGSFIGDHTKTSIGTLFTTGAVVGIMSNVVNAGALIPKFVPSFCWFINNRATKGFGFQHMVDTAAKAMARRKVQLTPEDEALLRTVFEMTKEERSYWIKKGFQSQS
- the pta gene encoding phosphate acetyltransferase yields the protein MELMEYFIQRASLQPKRIVFPESNDERILKTAELILQRHIAHPILIGDDSAVREQSRQLGINLDGVNVISPVDSPQFGDYVARYCAQRDNVTEKIAEKLLKKPLLFGAMMVAQGDADGVVCGVAHATASVIQAASLTVGFAPGVSNPSSLFIMVVPEFLGERDKIFVFADCAVTIKPTAEQLAEIAIVTGRNVRRLLQIEPKIAMLSFSTKGSASHEEADKVIRATELARQMAPELAIDGELQADAAIVPRVAQKKVKESPVAGQCNVLIFPDLNSGNIAYKLVQYLGKAKAFGPFLQGFAKPVSDLSRGASVEDIVGVTAVTAVQAQ